A genome region from Bacillaceae bacterium IKA-2 includes the following:
- a CDS encoding TAXI family TRAP transporter solute-binding subunit, giving the protein MKKLLLIFTAMLLLLIAACGGAENDNVAEDQGDGADVEVADEDLFITIATGGTSGVYYPIGGALSNLIEKNLNFDTSVQATGASVENVNLLDTDRAELAITMADAVLQAYEGSGAFEGEAPKEDLRGLTALYPNFVQIVTTEDSGINSVEDLRGKRVGVGAPNSGVELNARLILEAHGMSYDDINEDYLSYSEAVDQIKNNMIDVAFVTSGYPNATVIDLSTTHSAKIVPIEGDAIDYLVEKYAFFSANVIPAGTYDNDEDVPTASITNLLLVSNSLSEDVVYEITKTIFENLEVIHASHNAAKDITLDAVGDGMPIPFHSGAEKYFKEVGALE; this is encoded by the coding sequence ATGAAAAAATTACTATTAATATTTACTGCCATGCTATTATTGTTAATTGCAGCATGTGGTGGCGCAGAAAATGACAATGTTGCTGAAGATCAAGGCGATGGAGCCGACGTTGAGGTAGCTGATGAGGATTTATTTATTACGATTGCAACAGGAGGAACTTCAGGTGTTTATTATCCTATTGGAGGGGCTCTTTCAAATTTAATCGAAAAAAACTTAAACTTTGATACATCGGTTCAAGCAACAGGAGCTTCTGTTGAAAATGTCAATCTACTGGATACAGACCGAGCAGAATTAGCGATTACAATGGCTGATGCGGTATTACAGGCGTATGAAGGTAGTGGTGCGTTTGAAGGCGAGGCACCTAAAGAGGATTTGCGTGGCTTAACAGCTCTATATCCAAACTTCGTCCAAATTGTCACAACTGAGGATTCAGGAATAAATTCTGTTGAAGACTTACGAGGAAAAAGAGTCGGTGTTGGTGCACCAAATTCAGGTGTTGAATTAAATGCTCGACTTATTTTAGAAGCACACGGCATGTCTTATGACGATATAAATGAAGATTATTTATCATATAGCGAAGCGGTTGATCAAATAAAAAATAATATGATTGATGTTGCGTTTGTAACAAGTGGTTATCCAAATGCTACAGTTATCGATTTATCGACAACTCATTCAGCTAAAATTGTTCCGATCGAAGGGGATGCAATCGATTACTTAGTGGAAAAATATGCTTTTTTCTCTGCTAATGTAATTCCAGCTGGAACGTATGATAATGATGAGGATGTTCCAACAGCTTCAATTACAAACTTGCTTTTAGTCAGTAATAGTTTATCTGAAGACGTCGTTTACGAAATTACAAAAACAATATTTGAAAACTTAGAAGTCATTCACGCTTCACATAATGCAGCAAAGGATATTACTTTAGATGCGGTTGGCGACGGAATGCCAATTCCTTTCCATTCTGGAGCTGAGAAGTATTTTAAAGAAGTAGGCGCGTTAGAATAA
- the cobT gene encoding nicotinate-nucleotide--dimethylbenzimidazole phosphoribosyltransferase, translating to MENLSLLFGLGIFVSKIFGSTVHFKLEEIQMEQLQKLQQTIKEIKPLNGGAQENAIKHLNQLTKPQGSLGQLEKIVIQLAGITSNYKPTITKKAIVVMCGDHGVVAEGVSAFPQEVTGLMMQNFVVGGAAINVLGRHAGAEVQVVDIGTVCTEPPEGVVVRKVKYGTENIAKGPAMTVDEAVAAIDVGVNIVKDLVAKGVNLVALGEMGIGNTTPSTAIASVLTGKGVADLTGFGTGITKEDLAKKIQVIEQAIEVNNPNSEDALDVLTKVGGMEIAGLCGVVIGAAAHGIAVVTDGVIATAGALVAYKLAPQVKGYLFASHLSMEPSHRVMLDEIGLKPMLDMEMRLGEGTGAALAFNIIEAATKIQKEMTTFADLGIPTS from the coding sequence ATGGAAAACCTGAGCCTATTATTTGGCTTGGGTATTTTTGTGTCTAAAATTTTTGGAAGTACAGTACATTTTAAATTGGAGGAAATACAAATGGAACAATTACAAAAATTACAACAAACTATTAAGGAAATCAAGCCACTTAATGGCGGTGCCCAAGAGAACGCAATCAAACACCTGAACCAACTGACAAAACCACAAGGAAGCCTTGGTCAGCTTGAGAAAATCGTTATTCAACTTGCTGGGATTACGAGTAATTACAAGCCAACAATCACTAAAAAAGCAATTGTTGTTATGTGCGGTGACCACGGCGTTGTCGCGGAAGGGGTAAGTGCCTTTCCCCAGGAAGTAACAGGCTTAATGATGCAGAACTTTGTTGTTGGAGGAGCGGCAATTAATGTGTTAGGACGCCACGCGGGGGCAGAGGTACAAGTTGTTGATATTGGTACTGTTTGTACTGAGCCGCCAGAAGGAGTCGTCGTCCGTAAAGTCAAATATGGAACGGAAAATATCGCGAAGGGACCGGCAATGACTGTGGATGAAGCTGTTGCTGCCATCGACGTTGGTGTCAATATTGTCAAAGATCTTGTCGCTAAAGGAGTGAATTTAGTAGCGCTTGGGGAAATGGGAATTGGCAACACGACACCGAGCACTGCGATCGCCTCTGTTTTAACTGGAAAAGGTGTCGCCGATCTTACAGGGTTTGGCACTGGCATTACCAAGGAAGATTTAGCAAAAAAAATACAGGTGATCGAGCAGGCGATTGAAGTTAACAACCCTAATTCAGAAGATGCGCTTGACGTGTTAACTAAAGTTGGAGGCATGGAAATTGCAGGGCTCTGTGGCGTTGTGATTGGCGCAGCTGCTCATGGAATTGCAGTTGTGACAGATGGCGTGATTGCCACGGCTGGGGCTCTCGTTGCCTATAAGCTAGCACCTCAAGTTAAAGGTTATCTGTTTGCATCCCATTTATCTATGGAGCCTTCTCATCGGGTGATGCTTGATGAAATTGGCTTGAAGCCGATGCTGGATATGGAGATGCGTCTTGGTGAAGGAACAGGGGCCGCTCTTGCTTTCAACATCATTGAAGCAGCAACGAAGATTCAAAAGGAGATGACTACTTTTGCGGATTTAGGTATTCCTACTTCATAG
- a CDS encoding transporter substrate-binding domain-containing protein, with the protein MMKKILVGLTIVFVFFSSLIYVEVNAQISSQKQTLLVGYDPDLPPFQFEVDGLPKGFFIDIITQIGNVEEFEVKFIAMSSKTAISELENGTIDIILNIHFLQQYSEFMEFSDPLYTSRVGIVANAENLTNIESIIDLAEKIVSIQRGTVEYEFMRNIRRIKYNVTSNQNNGIKLLLDGRSEAFVGDRLTAQYYLDLYGGADEFQFVGSNVLPIEYTMAIQKENFQLMSRLNRGLRTMKSDGSYSSIHQKWFLDTDETIMKRLLFITKLFAGLLSLSVILFLFGIRWNRQLQKLVSTKTKDLSEMNQSLEYQIQQTKSGYLFQKQILDSSPRGIVTCDNNGLITSFNSKAKKLSGITKDVMNCYYKEIPLLDFLLSKKLAQWQTKGKEEFVIEETFWTRADQQKLYFRYYIYPLYGFDNEVQGIILTFEDHTAERKLREQIFSQEKTKTLSRVVAGIAHEIRNPLTSIKTFVELIPKKINNLRFQQEIATYVPQEINRLNQLIEGLIDYARPQSTNKEIIDAAKVVQECLILFESTITNKEISLESFIDDNLWIEVDRNQLKQVIINLIINGVDAMEIKNERQLSLIIKAQHDVNHVYIEVTDQGIGMEKEEIEQIFEPFYTTKPKGSGLGLAISEQFVIENNGSLQVNSLKGEGTSMILIFERKVVENG; encoded by the coding sequence ATGATGAAAAAAATACTCGTTGGCCTCACAATTGTGTTTGTATTTTTCTCAAGCCTTATTTATGTTGAAGTGAATGCACAAATTTCTTCTCAAAAACAAACTTTATTAGTCGGTTACGATCCTGATTTACCACCATTTCAGTTTGAAGTTGATGGACTGCCAAAAGGATTTTTTATTGATATTATCACCCAAATTGGTAATGTTGAAGAATTTGAAGTGAAATTTATTGCTATGTCTAGTAAAACGGCCATATCTGAGCTGGAAAATGGGACGATTGATATCATTTTAAACATTCACTTTTTGCAACAATATTCGGAGTTTATGGAATTCTCAGACCCATTGTATACTTCCAGGGTTGGTATAGTAGCAAATGCTGAGAACCTTACTAACATTGAAAGTATTATTGACTTAGCGGAAAAGATCGTATCTATTCAACGGGGCACTGTAGAGTATGAATTTATGCGGAATATTAGAAGGATAAAGTATAATGTGACGAGTAATCAAAATAATGGTATAAAACTTTTATTAGATGGTCGTTCAGAAGCTTTTGTTGGAGATCGTTTAACTGCACAATATTATTTAGATTTATATGGGGGAGCTGATGAATTTCAATTTGTTGGTAGTAATGTATTACCAATTGAATACACAATGGCGATCCAAAAGGAAAATTTTCAACTGATGAGTCGATTAAATAGAGGTTTACGTACGATGAAAAGTGATGGATCCTATAGTTCCATTCATCAAAAGTGGTTTTTGGATACAGACGAAACTATTATGAAACGGTTATTATTTATTACGAAATTATTTGCTGGATTGCTGAGTTTATCGGTTATTTTATTTTTATTTGGAATTCGCTGGAATCGCCAGTTACAGAAGTTAGTTTCAACAAAGACAAAAGATTTATCAGAAATGAATCAATCACTGGAGTATCAAATACAACAAACAAAAAGTGGTTATTTGTTTCAGAAACAAATACTAGATAGTAGTCCGCGCGGAATCGTAACCTGTGATAATAATGGCTTAATCACTTCTTTCAATTCAAAAGCAAAAAAGCTATCGGGGATAACGAAAGATGTAATGAATTGTTATTACAAGGAAATTCCACTATTAGATTTTCTTTTATCAAAAAAATTAGCGCAATGGCAAACAAAGGGTAAAGAAGAATTCGTCATTGAAGAAACATTTTGGACGAGAGCGGATCAACAAAAATTATACTTTCGTTATTATATTTACCCATTATATGGGTTTGACAATGAAGTTCAAGGAATTATTTTAACTTTTGAAGATCATACAGCTGAAAGAAAGTTACGTGAACAAATTTTTAGTCAAGAAAAAACAAAAACGTTAAGTCGGGTTGTTGCAGGAATTGCTCATGAAATACGAAATCCATTGACATCTATCAAGACATTTGTAGAGTTAATTCCTAAAAAAATTAATAATCTTAGGTTCCAACAAGAAATTGCGACTTATGTCCCTCAAGAAATCAATCGACTTAATCAGTTAATCGAAGGGCTTATTGATTATGCTAGACCTCAGAGCACCAATAAGGAAATAATCGATGCTGCAAAAGTAGTTCAAGAATGTCTGATATTATTTGAGAGCACCATAACTAATAAAGAAATATCTTTGGAAAGTTTTATTGATGATAACCTTTGGATTGAGGTCGACCGGAATCAGTTAAAACAAGTCATTATTAATTTGATTATTAATGGTGTTGACGCAATGGAAATAAAAAATGAACGTCAGTTATCACTTATTATAAAAGCGCAACACGATGTTAATCATGTATATATAGAAGTTACAGATCAGGGTATCGGGATGGAAAAAGAAGAAATTGAGCAGATATTTGAACCTTTTTACACAACAAAACCAAAAGGTAGTGGATTAGGACTAGCTATTTCAGAGCAGTTTGTGATCGAAAATAACGGCTCTCTTCAAGTTAATAGTTTAAAAGGAGAAGGAACGTCCATGATTCTAATATTTGAAAGGAAGGTAGTAGAGAATGGATAA
- the fabG gene encoding 3-oxoacyl-ACP reductase FabG, with translation MRLKDKIAIITGGGNGIGRETVLTFVREGAKVVIADFDVEAGEQVLNEVKRLGGTAIFQEVNVADKDSVARLVEKTVDTFGSVTILVNNAGITADAMTHKMTSEAWQKVIDINLTGVFYCTQAVIGKMVEQGSGKIINTSSVSGVYGNVGQANYAATKAGVIGMTKTWAKEYGGKGVNVNAVAPGFIETAMVAKVPEKVIDKLKATIPLKRLGTASDIANAYLYLASDESNYVNGTVLHVDGGIMM, from the coding sequence ATGCGTTTAAAAGATAAGATTGCGATTATAACAGGTGGCGGGAATGGAATTGGCAGAGAAACGGTTTTAACCTTTGTGAGAGAAGGAGCAAAGGTGGTCATTGCTGATTTTGACGTGGAAGCAGGGGAGCAAGTTCTAAATGAGGTGAAGAGGCTTGGTGGTACTGCTATTTTTCAGGAAGTTAATGTAGCAGACAAAGATAGTGTTGCCCGACTAGTTGAAAAAACAGTAGATACGTTTGGCTCTGTAACTATTTTGGTAAACAATGCTGGAATTACAGCTGATGCCATGACCCATAAGATGACATCTGAAGCATGGCAAAAAGTGATAGATATCAATTTGACAGGTGTTTTTTATTGTACACAGGCTGTAATCGGAAAAATGGTCGAACAAGGATCCGGAAAAATTATTAATACTTCTAGTGTTTCTGGAGTGTATGGAAATGTCGGGCAAGCAAACTATGCAGCGACAAAAGCAGGAGTCATCGGCATGACAAAAACATGGGCAAAAGAGTACGGGGGCAAAGGAGTAAATGTGAATGCAGTTGCACCAGGCTTTATCGAAACAGCAATGGTAGCAAAAGTACCAGAAAAAGTAATCGATAAACTAAAAGCAACTATTCCTTTAAAGCGTCTTGGCACTGCCTCAGATATTGCCAATGCCTACTTGTATTTAGCATCTGATGAGTCTAATTATGTAAATGGAACCGTGCTACACGTTGATGGTGGGATTATGATGTAG
- a CDS encoding 4Fe-4S binding protein, whose product MNLEIDLKRRLNRKINKTPVQLARNATQIAFAVFLLYIGFQFYQFYLHFATSGLTPFVERPPAVEGFLPISALVALKLWLSTGYFDMIHPAGLALFTFFVASGLIFRRTFCSWLCPVGTLSEWVGDIGKKLFKRNFDIPRWLKWVLYSLKYLILIYFFKAVLIDMPAMAAYQFLDTPYNKTSDVTMMLFFINISKVSFFVILTLLIVSLFVKNFWCRFLCPYGALIGLGAIFGVTKVTRDEESCIDCHACTRACPNNISVSTKKSVLSLECTACMQCVEACPVNNTLNMTVATKKVDKWLLPLGFFSVFFIVILIAKFTGHWNTSITYEEFEYLFYLLLEQ is encoded by the coding sequence ATGAACTTAGAAATCGATTTAAAAAGACGTTTAAATAGAAAGATCAACAAAACTCCAGTTCAGCTTGCACGAAATGCAACCCAGATTGCCTTTGCGGTATTTTTGCTTTATATTGGCTTTCAGTTTTATCAATTTTATTTACATTTTGCAACATCAGGGCTTACACCATTTGTCGAAAGACCACCTGCTGTTGAAGGCTTTTTACCGATAAGTGCTCTTGTTGCTTTAAAGCTTTGGTTATCGACAGGGTATTTTGATATGATCCATCCCGCTGGTCTAGCCTTGTTTACATTTTTTGTAGCTTCTGGACTTATTTTTAGAAGGACTTTCTGTAGTTGGCTATGTCCAGTTGGCACATTAAGCGAATGGGTCGGGGATATCGGGAAGAAGCTCTTTAAGCGTAATTTTGACATTCCAAGATGGCTAAAATGGGTGTTATATTCGTTAAAGTATTTAATTCTAATTTATTTCTTTAAGGCAGTCTTGATTGATATGCCGGCGATGGCTGCCTATCAATTTTTAGATACCCCGTACAATAAAACATCAGATGTAACGATGATGTTGTTTTTTATAAATATTAGTAAGGTTTCCTTTTTCGTAATCCTTACTTTATTAATAGTCTCTCTTTTCGTTAAAAACTTTTGGTGTCGTTTTTTATGTCCCTATGGAGCTCTCATTGGGCTTGGAGCTATTTTCGGGGTTACGAAAGTTACTCGTGATGAAGAAAGTTGCATTGATTGCCATGCTTGCACGCGAGCTTGTCCTAATAACATATCCGTCTCAACGAAAAAATCCGTTTTATCACTAGAATGCACCGCTTGTATGCAATGCGTTGAAGCATGCCCAGTCAATAATACATTAAATATGACTGTTGCAACAAAGAAGGTTGATAAATGGCTTTTACCACTAGGTTTCTTTTCAGTCTTTTTCATTGTTATTTTAATTGCGAAATTTACGGGACATTGGAACACGAGCATCACATACGAAGAATTCGAATATCTATTTTATCTGCTTCTAGAGCAATAA
- a CDS encoding enoyl-CoA hydratase → METEITDYQHILVETEASIGYVTMNRPNKRNALSLEHMKELTKCFKDIGKNKEIAVVILRGSGPAFCAGHDLKEMTNQTPAFYEDLFDECIKMMETIQSIPQPVIAQVHGIATAAGCQLVATCDLAIAADDSKFATPGVKIGLFCSTPMVALSRAVGRKKALEMLLTGDSLSTDEAVIAGLINKAVPIDQLEDETRALAEKIAQASSYTVRVGKQAFYQQIEMSQSHAYAYTKQVMSMNASSADANEGMCAFLEKRKPEWKGR, encoded by the coding sequence TTGGAAACAGAAATAACCGACTATCAGCACATTTTAGTAGAAACTGAAGCTTCTATTGGCTATGTAACAATGAATCGACCGAACAAACGAAATGCACTTTCCTTAGAACATATGAAAGAGCTAACAAAGTGCTTCAAAGATATCGGAAAAAATAAAGAAATAGCAGTTGTTATTCTCCGTGGTAGTGGCCCCGCCTTTTGTGCTGGACATGACTTGAAAGAAATGACCAATCAAACACCAGCATTCTATGAAGACCTTTTTGATGAGTGTATTAAAATGATGGAAACAATTCAATCGATTCCTCAGCCTGTTATTGCTCAAGTTCATGGCATTGCTACTGCTGCAGGGTGCCAGCTAGTGGCCACTTGCGACTTAGCAATTGCTGCTGACGATTCAAAATTTGCTACACCAGGAGTCAAAATTGGTTTATTCTGTTCAACACCAATGGTTGCACTAAGTAGAGCTGTAGGTCGAAAAAAAGCGTTGGAAATGCTCTTAACTGGTGATTCTTTATCTACCGATGAAGCAGTAATCGCTGGACTTATTAATAAAGCCGTCCCAATCGACCAGTTAGAAGATGAGACAAGGGCTTTAGCGGAAAAAATTGCCCAGGCGAGTTCTTATACAGTTCGTGTTGGAAAACAAGCATTTTATCAACAAATTGAAATGTCACAAAGCCATGCTTATGCTTACACAAAACAAGTCATGTCGATGAATGCAAGTTCCGCTGATGCAAATGAGGGAATGTGTGCATTTTTGGAAAAACGTAAACCAGAGTGGAAAGGTCGTTAA
- a CDS encoding sigma-54 dependent transcriptional regulator: MDKILIIDDEPSICSSLSFALEDKFDVTTTTDPEQGLAYVREESYHLCLLDLKIGNVSGITILERLKEIQNDLAVIMITAYGTISTSVEALQKGAYSYITKPINIEELLATMNQALHYRKLNHQVDYLSQELEKKYRYEEMISKSSEMDRVFKLIDKVKNVDTNVLITGESGTGKELVSRAIHFTGKRKGEHIEILNCAAIPEQLLESELFGHEKGAFTGAISSKVGKFQLAENGTIFLDEIGDMPLSLQVKLLRVLQLKEVTPLGSNKPVKLNVRLLAATNKDLLAAVKNGEFREDLYFRLNVVEINVPPLRKRKEDLNLLIYHFINKLNKELDKQIKGLTPEAETRLLAYQYPGNIRELSNIIECAMVIADGSYIEVIDLPPQLRVAHQVKIPSSEREISSYVGLELKELEQEFILETLKFNNKHKKNTAKMLGISDRGLRDKIKQYEQE, encoded by the coding sequence ATGGATAAAATTTTGATTATCGACGATGAACCATCGATCTGTTCTTCGCTTTCATTTGCTCTAGAGGATAAATTTGATGTCACGACAACGACTGATCCAGAGCAAGGGTTAGCCTACGTTAGAGAAGAGAGTTATCATTTGTGTTTATTAGATCTAAAAATTGGTAATGTTAGCGGAATTACTATTCTTGAAAGACTGAAAGAAATTCAAAATGATCTAGCAGTTATAATGATTACGGCATATGGAACAATTTCTACTTCTGTTGAAGCGCTTCAAAAAGGGGCATATTCATATATTACAAAGCCTATCAACATTGAGGAACTGTTAGCAACGATGAATCAAGCTCTTCATTACAGAAAACTAAATCATCAAGTTGATTATTTAAGCCAAGAACTAGAGAAAAAATATCGTTATGAAGAAATGATTTCGAAAAGCAGTGAAATGGATCGCGTATTTAAATTAATTGATAAAGTTAAAAATGTCGATACGAATGTATTGATAACAGGAGAAAGTGGCACTGGAAAAGAGCTAGTCTCCCGAGCAATTCATTTCACTGGTAAAAGGAAAGGAGAGCATATTGAGATCTTAAATTGCGCAGCTATTCCTGAGCAACTTTTGGAAAGTGAGCTTTTTGGTCATGAAAAAGGTGCATTTACAGGTGCGATTTCAAGTAAGGTCGGAAAATTTCAGTTAGCTGAAAATGGAACGATTTTTCTTGATGAAATTGGTGATATGCCATTATCGCTGCAAGTGAAACTACTAAGAGTTTTGCAGTTAAAGGAAGTAACTCCGCTAGGTTCAAATAAACCTGTAAAGTTGAATGTTAGATTATTAGCTGCAACAAATAAGGACTTGCTGGCTGCAGTAAAAAATGGTGAATTTCGAGAAGATTTATATTTTAGATTAAATGTAGTCGAAATAAATGTGCCCCCGTTGCGAAAAAGAAAAGAAGATCTGAATTTATTGATCTACCATTTTATTAATAAACTAAACAAAGAGCTGGATAAACAAATAAAAGGTTTGACTCCAGAAGCTGAAACAAGGCTGCTTGCTTATCAATATCCTGGAAATATCCGCGAGCTTTCCAACATTATCGAATGTGCAATGGTAATTGCCGACGGTTCCTATATTGAGGTGATTGATTTACCACCACAGTTAAGAGTAGCACACCAAGTCAAAATCCCTTCAAGTGAAAGGGAAATAAGTTCTTATGTCGGGTTGGAACTAAAAGAGTTAGAACAGGAATTTATTTTAGAAACGTTAAAGTTTAATAATAAGCATAAAAAAAACACGGCAAAAATGTTAGGAATAAGTGATCGAGGCTTACGAGATAAAATAAAACAATACGAACAAGAATAA
- a CDS encoding long-chain fatty acid--CoA ligase — translation MSWDTDWLKKRARITPDRVAVVDGETKEQWTYQNLHERAESIAAYLHGIGVSKGERVALLASNQVCYFDLMFACTKLGAIFVPLNWRLSKKEIQYILSDCEPILIAYHEKFQFLLPNQFQGVLLNIDQQFEELVGYNTFSQKIYSDVDEADSLAIIYTGGTTGKPKGVVLTHRSIFFNAVNTIISWNLTCNDTTITYLPMFHTGGLNALSIPLLHIGGKVVIGDLFESDRMIDLINEEQCTILLLVPTMYHVLTETKLFQITSFPSMHTFLSGGAPCSYRIYDAFAKKGLVFKEGYGLTEAGPNNFYINPNDALKKRGSVGKPMLYNRVKLLDAHGREVQCSEVGEIVISGHHLFTQYWNNPSVTAETKRDGWLYTGDLGKFDEDGYFYIVGRKKDMIITGGENVFPLEVEHIITEYEMVAEVAVVGISNEKWGEVVTAFIVPKKGMQITEKEIESHCKEYLGSYKVPKTILFVTELPKTSVGKIDKKKLISVSI, via the coding sequence ATGAGCTGGGATACAGATTGGTTAAAAAAACGGGCTCGGATTACTCCAGACCGAGTTGCAGTCGTTGATGGAGAAACGAAGGAGCAGTGGACGTATCAAAATTTACATGAGCGAGCAGAATCTATAGCAGCATATTTACATGGAATCGGCGTATCAAAAGGGGAAAGGGTAGCCCTTCTTGCTTCTAATCAGGTTTGTTACTTCGATTTGATGTTCGCTTGTACGAAACTAGGAGCCATTTTTGTTCCATTAAATTGGCGGCTTTCCAAAAAAGAAATTCAATATATCTTAAGTGATTGTGAGCCAATACTAATTGCCTACCATGAAAAATTTCAATTTTTACTTCCTAATCAATTTCAAGGCGTCTTACTAAATATTGATCAACAGTTTGAAGAGTTAGTTGGATATAATACATTTAGTCAGAAGATTTATAGTGACGTGGACGAAGCTGATTCGCTCGCAATTATTTATACAGGTGGAACTACTGGAAAACCAAAAGGCGTAGTTCTTACTCACAGGTCAATATTTTTTAATGCAGTCAATACGATCATAAGCTGGAATTTAACGTGTAATGACACGACCATAACCTATTTACCGATGTTTCATACCGGTGGCTTAAATGCCTTATCTATTCCGCTGTTACACATAGGCGGTAAAGTTGTTATCGGTGATCTATTTGAATCAGATCGGATGATAGATTTAATTAATGAAGAACAGTGTACCATTCTCTTATTAGTGCCAACAATGTATCATGTTCTTACGGAAACGAAACTATTTCAAATTACTTCATTTCCGTCTATGCACACATTTTTATCAGGTGGAGCACCTTGCTCATATCGGATCTATGATGCATTTGCTAAAAAGGGGTTAGTGTTTAAAGAAGGTTACGGATTAACAGAAGCAGGCCCTAACAATTTTTATATTAATCCAAATGACGCATTAAAAAAACGAGGTTCCGTCGGCAAACCAATGCTTTATAATCGTGTGAAATTACTGGATGCTCATGGAAGAGAAGTTCAATGCAGTGAGGTTGGTGAAATTGTGATAAGCGGTCATCACCTATTTACACAGTATTGGAATAATCCATCTGTAACAGCAGAAACAAAAAGAGATGGTTGGCTTTATACAGGTGACTTAGGAAAATTTGATGAAGATGGCTATTTTTATATTGTAGGTAGAAAAAAAGATATGATTATTACTGGTGGTGAAAATGTCTTCCCATTAGAAGTAGAACATATCATAACAGAATATGAAATGGTAGCTGAAGTAGCAGTGGTTGGAATTAGCAATGAAAAATGGGGCGAGGTCGTAACCGCCTTTATCGTACCGAAAAAGGGCATGCAAATAACGGAAAAGGAAATTGAAAGTCATTGTAAAGAATATCTAGGCAGCTATAAAGTTCCAAAAACAATCCTCTTTGTTACAGAGCTACCTAAGACATCAGTTGGTAAAATCGATAAAAAAAAATTAATTTCAGTTTCTATTTGA
- a CDS encoding MFS transporter, with amino-acid sequence MPKTIWKRNLYILMICQFFVMASMTMIIPFLPLYLQDLGVTDPQSVSRWSGIIFGANFLTAFLFSPLWGKLSDKHGRKLMLLRSGFGMAIIITLTGFAVGPWSLLGLRLLNGMISGFIPAAIILISMSTPKKQVGYALGMLQAGAVAGGIFGPLIGGVLADLIGFRMVFYVTGFTIFVTAFMVYLFIKEDHQKKEERVKTNTIQDFKKITSTRPILSVFFVFFIVQCALIGINPLLSLFVQELTPSQNVAFFAGLAMSVMGFANMSSSAFLGKLSDRKGPHYVLLISLLFAAIVTLPQAFVQSYWQLIIFRFLLGLSLGGLLPSINSLIRHLAPQGMESRTFGFSNSFMYLGTMMGPIAGGWLASVAGIRSLFIASFILLMMNVFLVKYNIMPVMKKKLPTSVL; translated from the coding sequence ATGCCTAAAACAATTTGGAAACGCAATTTATACATACTTATGATTTGTCAATTCTTTGTCATGGCTTCAATGACAATGATTATCCCTTTTTTACCTTTGTATTTACAAGACTTGGGCGTGACAGATCCTCAATCTGTTAGTCGTTGGTCTGGGATTATTTTTGGCGCAAACTTTCTAACAGCCTTTTTATTTTCACCACTATGGGGTAAGCTCTCGGATAAACATGGTCGAAAATTAATGCTATTACGTTCAGGGTTTGGGATGGCGATCATCATTACCCTTACTGGCTTTGCGGTTGGACCGTGGTCATTGCTCGGGCTTCGCTTACTAAACGGCATGATATCTGGGTTCATCCCAGCGGCGATCATCTTAATATCTATGAGCACACCGAAGAAACAGGTAGGTTATGCACTAGGAATGTTACAAGCCGGTGCTGTGGCCGGTGGTATTTTCGGGCCATTAATTGGTGGAGTCTTAGCGGATTTAATAGGATTTCGAATGGTTTTTTACGTGACTGGGTTTACGATATTTGTAACAGCTTTTATGGTGTATTTATTTATTAAAGAGGATCACCAGAAAAAAGAGGAACGTGTCAAAACAAACACGATCCAAGACTTTAAAAAAATTACTTCTACCCGTCCTATTTTATCTGTATTTTTTGTTTTTTTTATTGTTCAGTGTGCATTAATAGGTATTAATCCTCTCCTATCATTGTTTGTGCAGGAACTAACTCCTTCACAAAATGTCGCTTTTTTTGCTGGTTTAGCAATGTCCGTGATGGGATTTGCAAATATGTCTTCGAGTGCCTTTTTAGGGAAATTAAGTGATCGAAAAGGTCCTCACTATGTTTTATTAATTTCCCTATTATTTGCAGCAATCGTGACATTACCGCAGGCATTTGTACAAAGCTACTGGCAGTTGATTATTTTTCGATTTTTATTAGGACTTAGTCTCGGAGGCTTATTACCTTCGATCAACTCTCTGATTCGCCACTTAGCTCCTCAAGGTATGGAAAGTCGGACGTTTGGTTTTTCAAATAGCTTTATGTATTTAGGAACGATGATGGGACCGATCGCCGGTGGTTGGCTGGCATCTGTCGCTGGTATCAGAAGCTTATTTATCGCATCATTTATCCTCCTAATGATGAACGTTTTCTTAGTGAAATATAATATCATGCCTGTAATGAAAAAAAAGCTGCCCACATCAGTATTATAA